A genomic segment from Candidatus Polarisedimenticolaceae bacterium encodes:
- a CDS encoding CusA/CzcA family heavy metal efflux RND transporter, with translation MTLVERVVDASIRNKALVFAITALAALWSLASLSRMPLDAIPDLTDTQVIVYSRWDRSPDLVEDQVTYPIVSAMLGAPGVRAVRGFSDFGYSFVYVLFDDDVDVYWARSRTLEYLSAVLPTLPEGVQTQLGPDATALGWVYQYVLVDTTGSRGLDELRSLQDWYLRYHLKAVPGVAEVAPLGGFRRQYQVQVDPNRLRAYGIPIADVVDAVRGANVEVGGRLVEFGGAEYMVRGRGYARSIQDFEEVVVAAGDTGSPIRVRDLGVVVEGPELRRGVADLDGTGDTVSGIVIVRQGRNALEVIGRVKEKLREIEAGLPEGVRVVPVYDRSELIRRAISTLTTAILEVVLTISIVILLFLWHLPSSIIPIVTIPLAVLLAFLPFGWMGLTANIMSLGGIAIAIGALDDAAIVVVEQTHKKLEEWQRAGSVGDYREVVRRAIGQVAGPSFFSLLVIGVSFLPVLALEAQEGRLFKPLAYTKILAMTIAAVLAITLDPALRMLFTRRERYAFRPAWLASAANAAFVGTIRQEERHPVSRFLMRAYAPAARWSLDHKGAVFAVAIVLLLATVPLFLGLGSEFMPPLEEGALFYMPTTMPGISATEAQRLLQVTDRVMMGFPEVARVLGKAGRAETATDPAPLSMFETVLVLKPEEEWRRVDTWYSSWAPELVKPLLRRITSDRIPQERLVEELNDALRLPGLSNAWTMPIKARIDMLSTGIRTPVGLKISGADLAAIESIGVEAERVLRDVPGTRSVFAERTGGGYFLDIDWKRDALARYGLTVEEAQEVVQAAIGGESITTTVEGRARYAVSVRYLPDFRSDPDAVGRVLVPAGSGDRQVALAQLAEVSVSTGPSMIRNEDGLLTGYVYVDLAGRDPAAYVEEADALLRAKVKVPPGYAIGWSGQYESMVRVRERLLVVVPITLLLILILLLMNTRSPTKTAIVMLAVPFSAVGAIACVWALGYAMSPAVWVGLIALLGVDAETGVFMLLYLDLAWEQARSEGRMNTRDDLRRAVLEGAVQRLRPKFMTVTTTFVGLLPILWATGAGSAIMKRIAAPMVGGILTSFLLELLVYPAVYEVWRGRSLRSS, from the coding sequence ATGACGCTCGTTGAACGGGTCGTCGACGCCTCGATCCGCAACAAGGCGCTCGTCTTCGCGATCACGGCGCTCGCCGCGCTCTGGAGCCTCGCGTCCCTCTCGCGGATGCCGCTCGACGCGATCCCCGACCTGACCGACACGCAGGTCATCGTCTACTCGAGGTGGGATCGGAGCCCGGACCTCGTCGAGGACCAGGTCACCTACCCGATCGTCTCCGCGATGCTCGGAGCGCCGGGGGTCCGAGCGGTGCGCGGCTTCTCCGATTTCGGCTATTCGTTCGTCTACGTCCTCTTCGACGACGACGTGGACGTCTACTGGGCGCGCTCGCGCACCCTCGAATACCTCTCGGCGGTCCTCCCGACCCTCCCGGAGGGGGTGCAGACGCAGCTCGGCCCCGACGCGACCGCGCTCGGGTGGGTCTACCAATACGTCCTCGTCGACACGACGGGCTCGCGCGGGCTCGACGAGCTGCGTTCGCTGCAGGACTGGTACCTGCGTTACCACCTCAAGGCGGTTCCCGGGGTCGCCGAGGTCGCCCCCCTCGGCGGCTTCCGCCGGCAGTACCAGGTCCAAGTGGACCCGAATCGGCTGCGCGCCTACGGCATTCCCATCGCCGACGTGGTCGACGCGGTGCGCGGCGCGAACGTCGAGGTGGGGGGCCGCCTCGTCGAGTTCGGCGGCGCGGAGTACATGGTGCGGGGCCGCGGCTACGCGCGCTCGATCCAGGACTTCGAGGAGGTCGTCGTCGCGGCGGGGGACACCGGCTCGCCGATCCGCGTTCGCGACCTCGGCGTCGTCGTCGAGGGACCGGAGCTCCGGCGCGGGGTCGCCGACCTCGACGGCACCGGGGACACCGTCTCCGGGATCGTGATCGTGCGCCAGGGTCGGAACGCGCTCGAGGTCATTGGCCGCGTGAAGGAGAAGCTCCGCGAGATCGAGGCCGGACTCCCCGAGGGGGTGCGGGTCGTCCCTGTGTACGACCGCTCGGAGCTGATCCGGCGCGCGATCTCGACCCTGACGACCGCGATCCTCGAGGTCGTACTCACGATCTCGATCGTGATCCTGCTGTTCCTGTGGCACCTGCCGAGCTCGATCATCCCGATCGTCACGATCCCCCTCGCGGTGCTCCTGGCGTTCCTCCCCTTCGGCTGGATGGGGCTCACCGCGAACATCATGTCCCTCGGCGGGATCGCGATCGCCATCGGCGCCCTCGACGACGCCGCGATCGTCGTCGTGGAGCAGACCCACAAGAAACTCGAGGAGTGGCAGCGCGCGGGGAGCGTCGGGGACTACCGGGAGGTCGTCCGGCGGGCGATCGGACAGGTGGCGGGGCCGAGCTTCTTCTCCCTGCTCGTGATCGGCGTGTCGTTCCTCCCCGTTCTCGCCCTCGAGGCGCAGGAGGGACGCCTCTTCAAGCCGCTCGCCTACACGAAGATCCTGGCGATGACGATCGCGGCGGTCCTCGCGATCACCCTCGACCCGGCGCTGCGGATGTTGTTCACCCGGCGCGAGCGGTACGCCTTCCGTCCCGCGTGGCTCGCATCGGCGGCGAACGCGGCCTTCGTGGGAACGATCCGCCAGGAGGAGCGTCACCCCGTGAGCCGGTTCCTCATGCGCGCCTACGCCCCCGCGGCCCGGTGGTCGCTCGATCACAAGGGAGCGGTCTTCGCGGTCGCGATCGTCCTGCTCCTCGCGACGGTCCCGCTCTTCCTCGGCCTGGGAAGCGAGTTCATGCCCCCGCTCGAGGAGGGGGCGTTGTTCTACATGCCCACGACCATGCCCGGCATCTCCGCAACCGAGGCGCAGCGCCTGCTCCAGGTCACCGACCGGGTGATGATGGGCTTTCCCGAGGTCGCCCGCGTTCTCGGGAAGGCCGGCCGGGCGGAGACGGCGACCGATCCCGCGCCGCTGTCCATGTTCGAGACGGTCCTGGTCTTGAAACCCGAGGAGGAGTGGCGCCGCGTCGACACGTGGTACTCGTCGTGGGCTCCCGAGCTCGTCAAGCCGCTCCTGCGCCGGATCACCTCCGACCGCATCCCGCAGGAGAGGCTGGTCGAGGAGCTCAACGACGCCCTTCGCCTTCCGGGGCTCTCCAACGCGTGGACGATGCCGATCAAGGCGCGCATCGACATGCTGAGCACCGGGATCCGCACCCCGGTCGGGCTCAAGATCTCCGGGGCCGACCTCGCGGCCATCGAGTCGATCGGGGTGGAGGCGGAGCGCGTGCTGCGCGACGTCCCGGGAACACGCAGCGTCTTCGCCGAGCGCACCGGGGGAGGGTATTTCCTCGACATCGACTGGAAGCGGGACGCGCTCGCGCGGTACGGGCTCACCGTGGAGGAGGCGCAGGAGGTCGTCCAGGCGGCCATCGGCGGAGAGTCGATCACGACGACCGTCGAGGGACGGGCCCGCTACGCCGTGAGCGTGCGTTACCTGCCGGACTTCCGGTCCGATCCCGACGCCGTCGGGCGCGTTCTCGTTCCCGCGGGGAGCGGCGACCGCCAGGTCGCTCTCGCCCAGCTCGCGGAGGTGAGCGTCTCGACGGGCCCGTCGATGATCCGCAACGAGGACGGCCTGCTCACCGGCTACGTCTACGTCGACCTCGCGGGTCGCGATCCCGCCGCGTACGTCGAGGAGGCCGACGCGCTCCTGCGCGCGAAGGTGAAGGTACCGCCGGGGTACGCGATCGGCTGGAGCGGCCAGTACGAGTCGATGGTGCGCGTGCGCGAGCGCCTCCTGGTCGTCGTGCCGATCACGCTTCTGCTGATCCTGATCCTGCTCCTCATGAACACGCGTTCGCCGACCAAGACGGCGATCGTCATGCTGGCGGTTCCGTTCTCGGCGGTCGGCGCGATCGCCTGCGTGTGGGCGCTGGGCTACGCGATGAGCCCGGCGGTCTGGGTCGGCCTGATCGCGCTGCTGGGCGTGGACGCCGAGACGGGGGTTTTCATGCTTCTCTACCTCGACCTCGCCTGGGAGCAGGCACGATCCGAGGGGCGGATGAACACCCGCGACGACCTCCGCCGCGCGGTGCTCGAGGGGGCGGTGCAGCGGCTGCGGCCGAAGTTCATGACGGTCACCACGACCTTCGTCGGGCTGCTTCCGATCCTGTGGGCGACGGGAGCGGGATCGGCCATCATGAAGCGGATCGCCGCGCCGATGGTGGGCGGAATCCTGACCTCGTTCCTGCTCGAGCTGCTCGTTTATCCCGCGGTCTACGAGGTGTGGCGGGGGAGGTCCCTGCGATCCTCGTGA
- a CDS encoding GTPase — MPANLTPDYHRAEEHFRSAKTNEEKVLALEEMLRVVPKHKGTDGLQADLKARLAKLRKQPMSKAARASFSHVVEKEGAGQVALLGPPNSGKSSLVAALTHATPEIAEYPFTTREPVPGMMPFEDVRIQLVDLPPLNDDHVEPWVWDIARRADAVWLVVNVEDGLDGFLHSRERLDEKAIRTTPPGGGGKPALVVATGLDRGDGPDDLEILRELMDPAWPLYGVSTVTRAGLDVLAKRTFEALDVIRVYTKQPGKPADKASPFTLPRGATVADLATRIHNDLAAAMHFARVWGPSVFDGQTVHGEHVLLEGDVVEIH; from the coding sequence ATGCCCGCCAACCTCACCCCCGACTACCACCGCGCCGAGGAGCATTTCCGCTCGGCGAAGACGAACGAGGAGAAGGTCCTCGCCCTCGAGGAGATGCTGCGCGTCGTCCCCAAGCACAAGGGGACGGACGGGCTGCAGGCCGACCTCAAGGCGCGCCTGGCCAAGCTCCGAAAACAGCCGATGAGCAAGGCGGCGCGGGCCTCGTTCAGCCACGTCGTCGAGAAGGAAGGGGCGGGGCAGGTGGCGCTCCTGGGCCCTCCGAACTCCGGGAAGTCGTCGCTCGTCGCGGCGCTCACGCACGCGACCCCCGAGATCGCCGAGTACCCGTTCACCACGCGCGAGCCGGTACCGGGGATGATGCCGTTCGAGGACGTGCGCATCCAGCTCGTCGACCTCCCGCCGCTCAACGACGACCACGTCGAGCCGTGGGTGTGGGACATCGCGCGCCGCGCCGACGCGGTCTGGCTCGTGGTGAACGTCGAGGACGGGCTCGACGGGTTCCTCCATTCCCGCGAGCGGCTCGACGAGAAGGCGATCCGCACCACGCCCCCCGGCGGGGGAGGCAAGCCCGCGCTCGTCGTCGCGACCGGACTCGACCGCGGGGACGGACCCGACGACCTCGAGATCCTGCGCGAGCTGATGGATCCCGCGTGGCCGCTTTACGGCGTGTCGACGGTGACGAGGGCGGGGCTCGACGTCCTCGCGAAACGCACCTTCGAGGCGCTCGACGTGATCCGGGTCTACACGAAGCAGCCGGGGAAACCGGCCGACAAGGCGTCCCCGTTCACGCTGCCGCGGGGGGCGACCGTCGCCGACCTCGCGACGCGGATCCACAACGACCTCGCGGCGGCGATGCACTTCGCGCGCGTATGGGGACCCTCGGTCTTCGACGGGCAGACGGTGCACGGCGAACACGTCCTCCTCGAGGGGGACGTGGTCGAGATCCACTGA
- a CDS encoding multicopper oxidase domain-containing protein produces the protein MRRSFARESLVLLVTATALLAMPEASAQQVPLPGTNIQKWVDPMPVFPARVDATQPLEVRMAEVQQRVLPAAIYENLPAPFGAGTFVWGYGFTELGPDGRSFPVYYPGFTVVAKRGTPTTMTFLNDLVNPFLQSYPGGGGAPIFAVDATLNWADPLDQGASFSPYDGPVPVCVHLHGGEVPSAFDGGPDAWFTPNTPGNQPITGPGYVTNVYTYPNGQEAATIWMHDHALGITRLTPHMGMAAFYFLQDPVNDPQNLPTGKYDQEIVIQDRLFDTNGQLIFPAVGDNPDVHPFWLPEFYGDTILVNGKSWPYFDVEPRRYRLRLLNGSNARFYNLAFDNPRVKVWQIGTDGGYLDAPVPLKTLLLAPGERAELIVDFRRAKRETTLLTNNAKSPYPVGAPADPRTVGQILQFRISDGTDVVDHSCDPGAGECVLRPNNRIVRLNPDPAQVPTRRLTLNEEQGANGPLTLFMNNTELGDLGVEGTLDEKPRVGSTEIWEIVNISADSHPIHTHLVDFQVLSRQALQSSKYVSAYDASFPGGLWKGVNYPPGVLMPGFGPPLAYGNCLPGTVCGGNPDPGPYLQGMPMGPYPYEQGWKDTVQSNPGEVLRIAVRWAPTNTPSAAAQPGVNLYPFDPTAKLGVLDDGFGYPGGPGYVWHCHIIDHEDNEMMRRYEVTP, from the coding sequence ATGCGCAGGTCGTTCGCCAGGGAAAGCCTCGTGCTCCTGGTCACGGCGACGGCCCTGCTCGCGATGCCGGAAGCATCCGCGCAGCAGGTGCCCCTGCCCGGGACCAACATTCAGAAATGGGTCGATCCGATGCCGGTCTTCCCGGCGCGCGTGGACGCCACCCAACCTCTCGAGGTCCGCATGGCGGAGGTGCAGCAACGCGTCCTCCCCGCCGCGATCTACGAGAACCTCCCCGCGCCCTTCGGCGCGGGCACGTTCGTCTGGGGATACGGCTTCACGGAGCTCGGCCCGGACGGTCGCTCGTTCCCGGTCTACTACCCCGGCTTCACCGTGGTCGCAAAGCGCGGCACGCCGACCACGATGACGTTCCTCAACGACCTCGTGAACCCGTTCCTGCAGTCGTACCCCGGCGGCGGCGGAGCGCCGATCTTCGCGGTCGACGCCACGCTGAACTGGGCCGATCCCCTCGATCAGGGGGCGAGCTTCTCCCCCTACGACGGCCCGGTCCCCGTCTGCGTGCACCTGCACGGCGGCGAGGTTCCCTCCGCGTTCGACGGAGGCCCCGACGCATGGTTCACGCCGAACACTCCCGGGAACCAGCCGATCACCGGCCCCGGCTACGTGACGAACGTCTACACGTATCCGAACGGCCAGGAGGCGGCGACGATCTGGATGCACGACCACGCTCTGGGGATCACGCGCCTGACTCCGCACATGGGGATGGCGGCGTTCTACTTCCTCCAGGATCCCGTCAACGACCCGCAGAATCTCCCGACGGGCAAGTACGACCAGGAGATCGTGATCCAGGATCGTCTGTTCGACACGAACGGGCAGCTGATCTTCCCCGCCGTCGGCGACAACCCGGACGTCCACCCGTTCTGGCTCCCCGAGTTCTACGGGGACACGATCCTCGTGAACGGGAAGAGCTGGCCGTACTTCGACGTCGAGCCGCGCCGCTACCGCCTGCGTCTGCTCAACGGCTCGAACGCCCGCTTCTACAACCTCGCTTTCGACAACCCGCGCGTGAAGGTCTGGCAGATCGGAACCGACGGCGGCTACCTCGACGCCCCGGTCCCGCTGAAGACCCTGCTGCTCGCCCCCGGCGAGCGCGCCGAGCTCATCGTCGATTTCCGCCGCGCCAAGCGCGAGACCACGCTCCTCACGAACAACGCGAAGTCGCCGTACCCGGTCGGCGCTCCCGCCGACCCGCGCACCGTCGGCCAGATCCTCCAGTTCCGGATCTCCGACGGGACCGACGTCGTGGATCACAGCTGCGATCCCGGGGCCGGCGAATGCGTGCTGCGGCCGAACAACCGGATCGTCCGGTTGAACCCCGATCCCGCGCAGGTTCCCACGCGCCGCCTGACCCTCAACGAGGAGCAGGGAGCGAACGGCCCGCTGACCCTCTTCATGAACAACACCGAGCTGGGCGACCTCGGCGTCGAGGGGACGCTCGACGAGAAGCCCCGCGTCGGATCGACGGAGATCTGGGAGATCGTGAACATCTCCGCCGACAGCCATCCGATCCACACCCACCTCGTCGACTTCCAGGTGCTCAGTCGCCAGGCGCTGCAGTCCTCGAAGTACGTCTCCGCCTACGATGCGTCGTTCCCCGGCGGGTTGTGGAAGGGCGTGAACTATCCCCCGGGCGTTCTGATGCCGGGCTTCGGCCCGCCGCTCGCCTACGGCAACTGCCTGCCGGGCACCGTCTGCGGGGGCAACCCCGATCCCGGACCGTACCTCCAGGGGATGCCGATGGGGCCGTACCCGTACGAGCAAGGGTGGAAGGACACCGTCCAGTCCAACCCCGGCGAAGTGCTTCGCATCGCGGTCCGCTGGGCGCCCACGAACACGCCGAGCGCCGCGGCGCAGCCCGGCGTGAACCTCTATCCCTTCGACCCCACCGCGAAGCTCGGCGTCCTCGACGACGGCTTCGGATACCCGGGAGGGCCGGGGTACGTCTGGCACTGCCACATCATCGACCACGAGGACAACGAGATGATGCGGCGCTACGAGGTGACCCCCTAG
- a CDS encoding SDR family NAD(P)-dependent oxidoreductase — translation MDIRYENRNVVVTGASGELGAAVVRALVEAGAVCHLPVRGEAAAHELEFETRDRVRVTGGVSLDVEAQVAGYYASLPVLWGSIHCAGGFAMAPFEETSLADFGRMHAMNTLSAFLCSREAVRRLPAGGRIVNVAAEAGIEPRRGAGKIAYTMSKASVVAMTLALSEEVAPRGIWVNAVVPSTMDTKANRAAMPKADFSRWATLPSVAATIVFLASPQNEVTRGALVPVYGR, via the coding sequence ATGGACATCCGTTACGAGAACCGGAACGTCGTGGTCACCGGGGCCTCGGGGGAGCTCGGCGCCGCCGTCGTGCGGGCCCTCGTCGAGGCGGGAGCGGTCTGCCACCTGCCGGTCCGGGGGGAGGCCGCCGCCCACGAGCTCGAGTTCGAGACCCGGGACCGCGTCCGGGTGACGGGGGGGGTCTCCCTCGACGTCGAGGCGCAGGTCGCCGGGTACTACGCCTCCCTGCCCGTGCTTTGGGGCTCGATCCACTGCGCCGGGGGGTTCGCGATGGCACCGTTCGAGGAGACCTCCCTCGCCGACTTCGGGCGGATGCACGCGATGAACACCCTTTCGGCCTTCCTTTGCTCCCGCGAGGCGGTGAGGAGGTTGCCGGCGGGGGGGCGCATCGTGAACGTCGCCGCCGAGGCGGGGATCGAGCCCCGTCGCGGCGCGGGGAAGATCGCCTACACGATGAGCAAGGCCTCGGTCGTCGCGATGACCCTCGCCCTGTCCGAGGAGGTCGCCCCCCGCGGGATCTGGGTCAACGCCGTCGTCCCTTCGACGATGGACACGAAGGCGAACCGCGCGGCGATGCCCAAGGCGGACTTTTCGAGGTGGGCGACGCTTCCGTCCGTCGCCGCGACGATCGTCTTCCTCGCCTCGCCGCAGAACGAGGTCACGCGGGGGGCGCTGGTGCCGGTGTACGGAAGATAG
- a CDS encoding efflux RND transporter periplasmic adaptor subunit, producing MNRPRLLLAGLLVMIPLAFVGGYRLAGREAGTAPSGERKVLYWVDPMNPSFRSSEPGTAPCGMPLEPVYADGEAPAPNGAVRVRADRQQLIGVRVEAVNRRAASRNLRLPGRVAVDESRLYRIYSISEGWIRELGASTTGSVVDRDARLASFYSQEILGPQQAYLYALEALDRYAASGTASDEQLTLNRRNVRNTRQALLNLGMGETQVDEIARTRQGATLVDIRSPARGFVLQRNVSIGQRFDRATELFTIADLRRVWVLADVLEADAAALAPGTRAIVRFGGATAMLAAVVSAALPQFDPATRTFKVRLEADNPGFVLRPGMLVDVEASFELPEALVVPASAVIDSGLRRTVFVERDEGIFEPREIMTGWSASGDVEVVAGLEEGERVVVSGNFLLDSESRMRASPPDRAKARDPICGMEVDVAEARAQGLVLEHDGRTTSFCAPGCRDAFAAKLGHDAR from the coding sequence TTGAATCGCCCCCGACTGCTGCTCGCCGGGTTGCTGGTGATGATCCCCCTCGCCTTCGTGGGCGGTTACCGGCTCGCGGGGCGCGAGGCGGGGACGGCGCCGTCGGGAGAGCGGAAGGTCCTCTACTGGGTCGACCCGATGAATCCGTCGTTCCGCTCGTCGGAGCCGGGGACGGCGCCGTGCGGGATGCCGCTCGAGCCCGTCTACGCGGACGGCGAAGCACCCGCTCCGAACGGGGCGGTACGCGTGCGCGCCGACCGGCAGCAGCTCATCGGCGTCCGCGTGGAGGCGGTGAACCGCCGGGCCGCGTCGCGCAACCTGCGCCTGCCGGGTCGCGTCGCGGTGGACGAGAGCCGGCTCTACCGCATCTACTCCATCTCCGAGGGGTGGATCCGCGAGCTCGGGGCCTCGACGACCGGCTCGGTCGTCGACCGGGACGCGCGACTCGCGTCGTTCTACAGCCAGGAGATCCTCGGCCCGCAGCAGGCCTACCTCTACGCCCTCGAGGCGCTCGACCGGTACGCGGCGAGCGGGACCGCCTCGGACGAGCAGCTCACCCTCAACCGCCGCAACGTCCGCAACACCCGGCAGGCGCTGCTCAACCTCGGGATGGGGGAGACGCAGGTCGACGAGATCGCGAGGACCCGGCAGGGGGCGACCCTCGTCGACATCCGCTCGCCGGCCCGCGGGTTCGTCCTGCAGCGCAACGTCTCGATCGGGCAACGCTTCGACCGCGCGACGGAGCTGTTCACGATCGCCGACCTCCGGCGCGTCTGGGTCCTCGCGGACGTTCTGGAGGCCGACGCGGCGGCGCTCGCGCCGGGGACGAGGGCGATCGTGCGCTTCGGAGGAGCGACCGCGATGCTGGCGGCGGTCGTGAGCGCGGCCCTTCCCCAATTCGACCCGGCGACGCGGACCTTCAAGGTTCGCCTCGAGGCGGACAACCCGGGGTTCGTCCTTCGGCCGGGCATGCTCGTGGACGTCGAGGCGTCGTTCGAGCTCCCGGAGGCCCTCGTCGTTCCCGCTTCCGCGGTGATCGACTCCGGACTGCGCAGGACCGTCTTCGTCGAGCGCGACGAGGGGATCTTCGAGCCGCGGGAGATCATGACCGGCTGGAGCGCCTCGGGGGACGTGGAGGTCGTGGCCGGGCTCGAGGAAGGCGAGCGCGTGGTCGTTTCGGGGAACTTCCTCCTCGACTCCGAGAGCCGGATGCGCGCGTCGCCCCCCGACCGGGCGAAAGCGAGAGACCCGATCTGCGGGATGGAGGTCGACGTGGCCGAGGCCCGCGCGCAGGGGCTGGTCCTCGAGCACGACGGGAGGACGACGTCCTTCTGCGCGCCGGGCTGCCGGGACGCCTTCGCCGCGAAGCTGGGCCATGACGCTCGTTGA
- a CDS encoding TonB-dependent receptor, which translates to MKRGFGVLSLLAPLPLLAATVTGTVLTPEGSPLPGALVVARSAAAPAVEVLSGERGVFRFSGLPAGEVILEASVPGYLAAIERRTLSADDRIAVVLRIPTAPTEAVTVRADAPRGGIEIPEIRESAARDVGEALASVPGVWALRKGGVANEVVVRGFQSRDLNVLIDGERVYGACPNHMDPPAFHVDFAEVERIEVGKGPFDVLHQGSLGGTVNVVTRRPAPGFAAHANLAVSGDDYRNPSLAASYGGERLAVLGGWSYRAGDAYRTGSGRRTTEITNYRSDAIGERAFEVGTAWAKFAARPADGHDLDLSWTRQQADRVYYPYLMMDAIYDDTDRVRASWRSKRMRAEAYFTRVDHFMTDTWRTSSAIPAATLGWSMGTLAESRTFGGRVEVRVAGWTLGAEGYDRYWNTATRMAGTAYRVQASTPGVTTTVGGLFAERDFDLGDGTTLAAGARLDRARTAADASIAPTALWYAVHGTRSTQATDTLPSATLRLVHRNEDTGFESAIGVGHAARVPEANERYYGLRRPTSDWVGNPLLEPSRNTGVDASVAKRSGRASVGLSVYAILVEEYATVVEKGRARTYADVDATILGGEIDAAVTLATRWFLSGEVSAVRGRQEADPSRGITSRDLAEMPPLRGRLALRWNGPGVWAEGAFEGSLRQDKVDTDLGETPTPSYGVLGVRAGAAWRMLTFTVGVANVFDRDYLQHLSYQRDPFRSGVRLPEPGRTVYANLGMRL; encoded by the coding sequence ATGAAGCGCGGGTTCGGTGTCCTTTCCCTGCTGGCCCCCCTTCCGCTCCTCGCCGCCACGGTGACCGGCACGGTGCTCACCCCCGAAGGGTCGCCGCTTCCGGGCGCCCTCGTCGTCGCGCGGAGCGCCGCGGCACCCGCCGTGGAGGTCCTGAGCGGCGAGCGCGGCGTGTTCCGGTTCTCCGGGCTTCCCGCCGGGGAGGTGATCCTCGAGGCGTCGGTGCCCGGCTACCTCGCGGCGATCGAGCGCCGGACGCTGTCCGCCGACGATCGCATCGCGGTGGTCCTGCGGATCCCGACCGCGCCGACGGAGGCGGTCACCGTCCGCGCCGACGCCCCGCGCGGCGGGATCGAGATCCCCGAGATCCGCGAGAGCGCGGCGCGGGACGTGGGGGAGGCGCTCGCGTCCGTGCCCGGCGTGTGGGCGCTGCGCAAGGGAGGCGTCGCCAACGAGGTCGTCGTCCGCGGCTTCCAGTCCCGGGACCTCAACGTCCTCATCGACGGAGAGCGGGTCTACGGCGCCTGCCCCAACCACATGGACCCGCCGGCCTTCCACGTGGACTTCGCCGAGGTCGAGCGGATCGAGGTGGGGAAGGGACCGTTCGACGTCCTCCACCAGGGAAGCCTCGGCGGGACCGTGAACGTCGTCACGCGTCGCCCCGCCCCCGGTTTTGCCGCGCATGCGAACCTCGCCGTGTCGGGGGACGATTACCGGAATCCATCGCTCGCGGCGTCGTACGGCGGCGAGCGGCTCGCCGTCCTGGGCGGCTGGTCGTATCGCGCCGGGGACGCGTACCGGACCGGGTCGGGGCGGCGGACCACCGAGATCACGAACTACCGCTCCGATGCGATCGGGGAGCGCGCGTTCGAAGTGGGGACCGCATGGGCGAAATTCGCCGCCCGCCCCGCCGACGGGCACGACCTGGATCTGTCCTGGACCCGGCAGCAGGCCGACCGCGTCTACTACCCCTACCTGATGATGGACGCGATCTACGACGACACCGACCGCGTGCGCGCCTCCTGGCGCTCGAAGCGGATGCGCGCGGAGGCCTACTTCACCCGCGTCGACCACTTCATGACCGACACCTGGAGGACCTCCTCGGCGATCCCCGCCGCCACCCTGGGCTGGTCGATGGGGACGCTCGCGGAGTCGAGGACCTTCGGCGGGCGCGTCGAGGTGCGCGTGGCGGGCTGGACGCTCGGTGCGGAGGGGTACGACCGGTACTGGAACACCGCCACGCGCATGGCGGGAACGGCCTACCGGGTCCAGGCGTCCACCCCCGGGGTGACGACGACCGTCGGCGGCCTCTTCGCGGAGCGCGACTTCGACCTCGGCGACGGGACCACCCTCGCGGCGGGGGCGCGCCTCGACCGCGCGCGGACCGCGGCCGACGCCTCGATCGCCCCGACCGCGCTCTGGTACGCGGTTCACGGCACGCGTTCGACGCAGGCGACCGACACCCTGCCGTCGGCGACGCTGCGCCTGGTCCACCGCAACGAGGACACGGGATTCGAGTCGGCGATCGGCGTCGGGCACGCCGCCCGCGTCCCCGAGGCGAACGAGCGTTATTACGGCCTCCGGCGCCCGACCTCGGACTGGGTCGGCAACCCGCTCCTCGAGCCGAGCCGCAACACCGGGGTCGACGCCTCCGTCGCCAAGCGCTCCGGGCGCGCGTCGGTGGGACTGAGCGTGTACGCGATCCTCGTGGAGGAGTACGCGACGGTCGTGGAGAAGGGGCGCGCCCGCACCTACGCCGACGTGGACGCCACGATCCTCGGCGGCGAGATCGACGCGGCGGTGACCCTCGCGACGCGCTGGTTCCTGTCGGGGGAGGTCTCGGCCGTCCGCGGCCGGCAGGAGGCCGACCCCTCGCGCGGGATCACCTCGCGCGACCTGGCCGAGATGCCCCCGCTGCGCGGGCGGCTGGCGCTTCGCTGGAACGGCCCGGGCGTGTGGGCGGAAGGAGCGTTCGAGGGATCGCTCCGCCAGGACAAGGTCGACACCGACCTCGGGGAGACGCCGACGCCGTCGTACGGCGTTCTCGGCGTGCGCGCGGGCGCCGCGTGGCGGATGCTGACGTTCACCGTGGGCGTCGCGAACGTCTTCGACCGCGACTATCTCCAGCACCTGTCCTATCAGCGCGACCCGTTCCGATCGGGGGTGCGCCTCCCGGAGCCGGGGAGGACCGTGTACGCGAACCTGGGGATGCGGCTCTGA